From Candidatus Nomurabacteria bacterium, one genomic window encodes:
- a CDS encoding tetratricopeptide repeat protein: MNDSTTTVLLKATSTVETYFSLLEKHEPALSFLLDVVKVIGTLIVTIVLAGWALYKFYKNRGGQGSLTFRTKVSGKGNNVDARVYLGIPHEDYTKLAADHAVTEAELKAILSILDGHNIPRHELDSRLQEMATEINQLKESISTHEEFSSSAGSSSVTQAPVVMDESEVHMLLHTVRREIEEGDLKQAGITLNGLKEKAIKDTKQSGATPHDFSFAAQVTRELANLSAIQLTFDKAAALLEEEAGYHKNIDEMSRATALDNAGGMYLRAGLYTQAEAAFQESIQILEGLTGTNSVFVAMGKNKLAMVYKEMHQYDKALQLLEKTQHIIMSGLNAKDYLEPASVQNTLAMLYRLKHDYAKAEWHMQRALEEMKYHVESHPVEYANMLNNSGLLCHNQGLFAEAEKKYLESLDIRRKLLSKDHPDIAQSLNNLAGLYREMGELKKSKTMYETAITMLENIFPDDNPNLKNTKRNYQKLLNEMDEKE, encoded by the coding sequence GTGAATGACTCAACTACAACAGTCTTGTTAAAAGCAACGTCCACAGTGGAAACCTATTTCTCTTTGCTTGAAAAACACGAGCCTGCTCTAAGCTTTTTGTTAGATGTGGTAAAGGTCATTGGGACATTAATAGTAACCATCGTTTTGGCTGGCTGGGCGTTATATAAATTCTACAAAAATCGAGGTGGTCAAGGATCACTAACTTTTCGTACAAAAGTTAGTGGCAAAGGAAATAATGTTGATGCTCGGGTCTACTTGGGCATACCTCACGAGGACTATACAAAACTCGCCGCAGATCACGCAGTCACAGAAGCGGAACTCAAGGCAATTCTTTCAATATTAGATGGACACAACATCCCAAGACACGAACTCGATAGTAGGTTGCAGGAGATGGCCACAGAAATAAATCAGTTGAAAGAAAGTATTTCGACACACGAGGAATTTAGTTCTAGTGCGGGATCGAGCAGTGTGACGCAAGCACCAGTTGTCATGGACGAGTCAGAGGTTCACATGTTACTACATACAGTACGGCGTGAAATAGAGGAAGGCGATCTAAAACAAGCAGGAATAACTCTAAATGGCCTTAAAGAAAAAGCGATTAAAGACACGAAACAATCCGGAGCGACTCCTCACGATTTTTCCTTTGCTGCACAGGTTACTAGAGAACTTGCAAACCTGTCTGCGATACAGCTTACCTTCGACAAGGCTGCGGCTCTGCTTGAAGAGGAAGCGGGTTATCACAAAAATATTGATGAGATGTCTCGTGCGACAGCTTTAGATAATGCGGGCGGCATGTATCTGCGAGCTGGTTTGTACACACAAGCAGAAGCAGCTTTCCAAGAATCAATACAGATCCTCGAAGGCCTTACGGGCACAAACAGTGTCTTTGTTGCAATGGGTAAAAACAAACTGGCTATGGTGTATAAGGAAATGCACCAATATGATAAAGCCCTTCAGCTACTTGAAAAAACACAGCACATAATAATGTCAGGTCTAAACGCTAAAGATTATTTAGAGCCAGCAAGTGTTCAAAATACCCTAGCCATGCTTTATCGGTTAAAACATGATTACGCTAAAGCAGAGTGGCATATGCAAAGGGCTTTAGAGGAGATGAAATATCATGTTGAAAGTCATCCAGTGGAATATGCAAACATGCTTAACAACTCAGGTCTTCTTTGTCACAACCAAGGGCTTTTTGCTGAGGCTGAAAAGAAGTACCTTGAGTCCTTAGATATAAGACGAAAACTATTGTCAAAAGATCATCCGGATATTGCACAGAGTCTCAATAATCTTGCCGGTCTTTATAGGGAAATGGGTGAACTGAAAAAGTCTAAAACGATGTATGAGACTGCTATAACAATGTTGGAAAATATCTTTCCAGACGATAACCCCAATCTAAAAAATACTAAAAGGAACTACCAGAAGCTGTTAAATGAAATGGATGAGAAAGAATAA
- a CDS encoding adenine phosphoribosyltransferase: MTDQLLQRAADLLRLVPDYPKPGILFWDIAPLLREPDVRKHVESLMAARWSNERIDVVAGFDARGFIFGKGIADLLNLPFEQIRKKGKLPGKTRAQKYELEYGSAVQEVIDDGFLAGKRVLLVDDLLATGGTALCGAKLVEELGGEVVGISVLTELPELGGHGILAEYKVHSLVTAVGTEKVIDAKYCVDMVVHDMHTGEVVLVERLNYPQGPATPGGHIEDESAIEAATRELREEIGCTPQSVLYHSTLADLDRDPRGPKISLVMSCLVDASTTIDEPGKTKVFKVPSLEQLPPDEDFVLKHGPSIRSVWAEKHLV; this comes from the coding sequence ATGACTGACCAACTACTGCAACGAGCAGCTGATCTACTACGACTGGTACCGGATTATCCGAAACCAGGGATTCTCTTCTGGGACATCGCGCCGCTTCTGCGTGAACCCGACGTACGCAAGCACGTCGAATCACTCATGGCGGCCCGGTGGAGCAACGAGCGGATAGATGTGGTCGCCGGCTTTGACGCCCGCGGCTTCATCTTCGGGAAAGGAATCGCTGATCTCCTTAATCTGCCGTTTGAGCAGATCCGGAAGAAAGGCAAACTCCCGGGCAAGACGCGAGCACAAAAGTATGAGCTTGAGTATGGCAGCGCCGTGCAGGAAGTCATCGATGATGGGTTCCTTGCCGGCAAGCGCGTACTCTTGGTCGACGACCTCCTCGCTACCGGTGGCACGGCGCTCTGCGGCGCCAAGCTGGTCGAGGAGCTCGGCGGTGAAGTAGTGGGGATCTCGGTCCTCACTGAGCTCCCCGAACTTGGCGGCCACGGAATCCTCGCGGAGTACAAGGTACACTCGCTCGTGACTGCTGTCGGTACCGAGAAAGTGATCGATGCTAAGTACTGTGTCGACATGGTCGTACATGACATGCACACCGGCGAAGTGGTACTGGTCGAGCGACTTAACTACCCACAAGGGCCGGCTACGCCAGGAGGCCATATCGAGGACGAAAGCGCGATCGAGGCTGCGACTCGTGAACTCAGAGAAGAGATCGGCTGTACACCTCAGAGTGTGCTATACCACAGCACACTCGCAGACCTCGATCGCGATCCACGCGGTCCAAAGATCTCGCTCGTCATGAGCTGCCTGGTCGACGCATCGACGACGATCGACGAACCAGGCAAGACCAAAGTGTTCAAGGTTCCTTCTCTGGAGCAACTCCCACCTGACGAGGACTTCGTCCTCAAGCATGGACCTAGCATCCGGAGTGTGTGGGCAGAGAAACACCTCGTCTGA
- a CDS encoding ABC-F family ATP-binding cassette domain-containing protein, with protein MSRNDGLIVFKDVSFEHDATKPILREASFVIRRGAKLTLMGQNGAGKSTIFSLITGKLRPDEGDINLQPRTTIAISRQIIPRDELELTVRAFFEKCFLEKVYDIDPKIDAVLEVVNLTPTEKMKDTFKDRIVGSFSGGQQARLLLASALIQNPDVLLLDEPTNNLDVAGIEHLTEFLKAYNKTVIVISHDADFLNAFTHGVLYLNVQNRQVEQYQGNYHKVLAEIAARVEKEKRQNAQMAKQIQADKDKINYFAAKGGKMRLIAKKMRADVEEAEESKVDVRKEDKTIREFTIDPHQDIPLEVLKLTEVTVIKNHEPKQAECDIVLKRGEHLQIVGPNGIGKTTLLESLAGGHATGEHIAPGVKIGYYRQDFSNLDFDKTVFETLMASMKRKLEEEMRSIAAGFLLFGDVMRSKVGDLSEGQKGLVAFAKLKMEEPGLLILDEPTNHINFRHIPVIAKALHDYKGAMILVSHVPDFVEKIHIDQVLDLNKLKPKKN; from the coding sequence ATGTCACGAAATGATGGACTGATAGTTTTTAAAGACGTGTCGTTTGAGCACGACGCAACCAAGCCGATCTTGCGGGAGGCGAGCTTTGTGATTCGTCGCGGGGCGAAGCTTACCCTTATGGGGCAAAACGGCGCCGGCAAGTCAACGATCTTTTCTCTCATTACCGGTAAGCTTCGCCCCGACGAGGGTGATATCAATTTGCAGCCGCGCACGACGATCGCGATCTCGCGTCAGATCATTCCGCGCGATGAGCTTGAGCTCACCGTACGCGCCTTCTTTGAGAAGTGTTTCCTTGAAAAGGTATACGACATCGACCCAAAGATCGACGCAGTCTTGGAAGTGGTAAATCTCACCCCGACTGAGAAGATGAAAGATACCTTTAAAGATCGTATCGTCGGTAGTTTTTCTGGTGGCCAACAAGCGCGACTGCTTCTGGCGTCAGCCCTGATCCAAAATCCTGACGTGCTCCTGCTCGACGAACCGACCAACAACCTCGACGTGGCAGGAATTGAGCATCTTACTGAGTTTCTCAAGGCGTACAACAAAACCGTGATCGTGATCTCTCACGATGCAGACTTCCTCAACGCCTTTACGCACGGTGTGCTGTACCTCAATGTGCAGAATCGCCAGGTGGAACAGTACCAGGGTAACTATCACAAGGTGCTTGCCGAGATCGCCGCTCGGGTAGAAAAAGAAAAGCGCCAGAATGCCCAGATGGCCAAGCAGATCCAGGCTGACAAAGACAAGATCAACTACTTCGCCGCCAAGGGTGGCAAGATGCGTCTCATCGCCAAGAAAATGCGGGCTGATGTTGAAGAAGCAGAAGAGAGCAAAGTCGATGTGCGCAAGGAAGATAAGACGATTCGTGAATTCACGATCGACCCGCACCAGGATATTCCACTTGAAGTATTGAAACTTACTGAAGTAACGGTGATCAAAAACCACGAGCCAAAGCAGGCTGAGTGTGACATCGTCCTGAAGCGCGGCGAGCACTTGCAGATCGTTGGGCCAAACGGCATCGGGAAGACGACACTGCTTGAGAGTCTGGCGGGTGGCCACGCCACGGGCGAGCATATCGCACCTGGCGTGAAGATCGGCTACTACCGTCAGGATTTTTCAAACCTTGATTTTGATAAGACTGTCTTTGAAACACTCATGGCCAGCATGAAGCGCAAGCTCGAAGAAGAAATGCGCAGTATCGCTGCTGGCTTTTTGCTCTTTGGTGATGTGATGCGAAGCAAAGTCGGCGATCTCTCAGAAGGACAGAAGGGATTGGTCGCATTTGCAAAACTAAAGATGGAAGAGCCAGGACTTCTTATTCTCGACGAGCCGACCAACCACATCAACTTCCGGCACATTCCGGTCATCGCAAAAGCACTTCATGACTACAAGGGTGCAATGATCCTAGTCTCACACGTACCCGACTTTGTGGAGAAGATCCATATTGACCAAGTTTTAGATCTGAATAAACTCAAACCAAAAAAGAATTAA
- a CDS encoding DUF2200 domain-containing protein has protein sequence MKKPRIYTMPFAGVYPAYVAKAEKKGRTKAEVDEVICWLTGHTKASLAKLLATDTDIETFFKTAPKLNPKRKQITGVVCGVRVEDVPEKTMREIRYLDKLIDELAKGKEMEKILRS, from the coding sequence ATGAAAAAGCCACGTATCTACACCATGCCTTTCGCCGGAGTGTATCCGGCCTATGTCGCGAAGGCCGAGAAGAAAGGTCGCACCAAGGCCGAGGTCGACGAAGTCATCTGCTGGCTGACTGGCCACACCAAAGCCTCACTCGCCAAGCTCCTTGCGACCGACACAGACATCGAGACCTTTTTCAAAACCGCACCGAAGCTCAATCCCAAGCGCAAGCAGATCACCGGCGTGGTCTGCGGCGTGCGCGTCGAAGACGTCCCCGAAAAAACCATGCGCGAGATCCGCTATCTCGACAAGCTCATTGATGAGCTGGCGAAGGGTAAGGAGATGGAAAAGATTTTGCGGTCATAA
- a CDS encoding site-2 protease family protein, producing the protein MEMIDIALIFALIMSVVMHEMAHGYAANWLGDPTARLAGRLTANPIPHLDPLMSVILPGLLILSGSGLIFGAAKPVPYNPYNLRNQRWGEAIVAAAGPAMNIVIAIVFALLIRNADVLGFGEVFVLLAFKIILLNIFLAFFNLLPIPPLDGSKILARILPRTLAYKYEGLRMVMERNVAMSFILIIVVFVFVLGQPLYLMTVKLANLLIGW; encoded by the coding sequence ATGGAAATGATCGATATTGCACTTATATTCGCCCTCATCATGTCAGTCGTGATGCATGAGATGGCACACGGCTACGCCGCTAACTGGCTTGGTGATCCGACCGCGCGTCTCGCTGGCCGTCTCACGGCCAACCCGATCCCGCACCTCGACCCGCTTATGTCGGTCATTTTGCCAGGTCTTTTGATCTTGAGCGGTTCAGGGCTCATATTTGGTGCAGCCAAGCCAGTGCCATACAACCCATACAATCTTCGCAATCAGCGCTGGGGGGAAGCGATCGTGGCCGCAGCCGGTCCAGCGATGAACATCGTCATTGCGATCGTCTTTGCCCTCCTTATCCGCAATGCAGACGTACTTGGCTTTGGCGAGGTTTTTGTGCTCTTGGCGTTCAAGATCATCTTGCTCAATATTTTCTTGGCCTTTTTCAATCTGCTCCCGATCCCGCCACTTGATGGCTCAAAGATCTTGGCGCGTATTTTGCCTCGCACATTGGCCTATAAGTATGAAGGACTCCGCATGGTGATGGAGCGAAATGTCGCGATGTCATTTATTTTGATCATTGTGGTCTTTGTCTTCGTGCTTGGACAGCCGCTCTATCTCATGACCGTGAAGCTCGCGAACCTCTTGATTGGTTGGTAA
- the coaD gene encoding pantetheine-phosphate adenylyltransferase, translated as MKAMYAASFDPITFGHLNIIERITPLYDEVILVVANQSKKTYTFSAEERAQMVSDSVKRFENISVLVCTDRYVVKLAESIGASVVVRGLRNSSDLQDEQALAEANRRIAPLIETIFLPCRTEFMHLSSSLVKSHVNTDPAWVEQVAQLVPPAVLRKLREKYS; from the coding sequence ATGAAGGCTATGTATGCGGCAAGCTTTGACCCGATCACTTTTGGTCATCTCAACATCATTGAACGTATCACTCCACTTTATGATGAGGTGATCCTGGTCGTTGCAAACCAAAGCAAGAAGACGTACACCTTTAGCGCTGAAGAACGCGCTCAAATGGTGTCCGACTCAGTCAAACGCTTTGAAAACATCTCGGTTCTTGTGTGTACTGACCGGTATGTGGTGAAGCTGGCTGAGTCGATCGGCGCAAGCGTAGTGGTGCGAGGACTACGCAACTCAAGCGATCTGCAAGATGAACAGGCGCTCGCAGAGGCTAATCGTAGGATCGCACCACTTATCGAAACGATCTTCCTACCCTGTCGTACAGAATTCATGCACTTGAGTTCCAGTCTAGTGAAATCACACGTGAATACTGATCCTGCCTGGGTCGAGCAGGTGGCGCAACTCGTGCCGCCAGCAGTGCTCAGAAAACTAAGAGAGAAGTATTCCTAA
- the rpmB gene encoding 50S ribosomal protein L28 encodes MAKQCDITGKKTQIGGRYSNRTRATQFNPGGKTKRQVNLQKKRIYVPELDKTVTVNVSAAALRTIAKNGAYATLKKAGLI; translated from the coding sequence ATGGCAAAGCAATGCGACATCACCGGCAAGAAGACCCAGATCGGAGGCCGATACAGCAACCGCACTCGTGCGACGCAGTTTAATCCTGGCGGCAAGACCAAGCGTCAGGTAAACCTGCAAAAGAAGCGCATCTACGTCCCTGAACTCGACAAGACAGTGACAGTGAACGTTTCTGCAGCAGCACTGCGCACTATCGCTAAGAACGGTGCGTACGCGACACTGAAGAAAGCTGGACTTATCTAG
- the rpsG gene encoding 30S ribosomal protein S7, whose protein sequence is MRRPIKKRPVVSPDIKFGQVDVERLINYVMLRGQKETARKIVYGAFEIIKNDKETGDDPVEVFNTALRNAGPLMEVRSRRVGGANYQVPREVRPERRLSLALRWLIGAARKQKGVPMHKALAKEIMMAAKEEGEAIKKKEDMHKMAEANRAFAHFAW, encoded by the coding sequence ATGCGACGACCAATCAAAAAACGACCAGTGGTGTCTCCGGACATCAAGTTTGGTCAGGTAGATGTCGAACGACTCATCAACTACGTGATGCTTCGTGGTCAGAAAGAAACTGCCCGCAAGATCGTGTACGGAGCGTTCGAGATCATCAAGAACGACAAGGAGACCGGTGATGACCCAGTAGAGGTCTTCAACACCGCCCTCCGCAACGCTGGTCCACTTATGGAAGTTCGCTCACGCCGTGTTGGTGGAGCAAACTACCAGGTACCACGTGAGGTGCGCCCTGAGCGCCGCCTCTCATTAGCACTTAGGTGGCTCATCGGTGCTGCGCGCAAGCAGAAGGGAGTCCCAATGCATAAAGCGCTCGCCAAGGAGATCATGATGGCAGCTAAGGAAGAAGGAGAAGCGATCAAGAAGAAGGAGGATATGCATAAGATGGCAGAAGCCAACCGTGCGTTTGCCCACTTCGCTTGGTAA
- a CDS encoding glycoside hydrolase family 15 has protein sequence MTFDFDAEIKQHLDVIRGLERQPGVFTASSDDTFYNKAWLRDIYFIVLGFLETGDIKTVQHAAKALLTVFVKHKDKINWAIDNKPSYAWQYIHARFHPETFEEYWEEWGNSQNDAVGEVLNLIVTLEQLGASVVETDEEREMVQKIIDYLVNLEYWQDDDNGIWEENMEVHASSIGSVVAALKKASDIEWLSVPAHAIEQGEQALRALLPRESATKFVDLALLTLIYPFQVTTEEETQEILKNVEYHLVRDKGVIRYKFDRYYNNNQDGYSEEAEWCFGLSWLAIIYAERGEKEKAYYWLRRAKNAVTPEGDVPELYYSHTDRPNDNTPLGWAESMYVVALQKVKELDKK, from the coding sequence ATGACCTTTGATTTTGATGCAGAAATAAAACAACACCTCGATGTGATCCGGGGCTTGGAGCGCCAGCCGGGCGTGTTCACCGCGTCTTCAGACGACACATTCTACAACAAAGCGTGGCTGCGTGATATCTATTTCATCGTACTTGGCTTTCTTGAGACCGGTGACATCAAAACAGTGCAACATGCAGCTAAGGCACTCCTCACGGTATTTGTAAAACACAAAGACAAGATCAACTGGGCGATCGACAACAAGCCGAGCTATGCGTGGCAGTACATTCATGCACGGTTTCACCCGGAGACATTCGAAGAGTACTGGGAAGAGTGGGGAAATAGTCAGAATGATGCGGTAGGTGAAGTACTTAATCTGATCGTCACGCTCGAACAGCTTGGAGCGAGCGTGGTTGAGACCGACGAAGAACGTGAGATGGTGCAGAAGATCATCGACTACCTGGTGAATCTCGAGTACTGGCAAGATGACGACAACGGTATTTGGGAGGAGAACATGGAAGTGCACGCTTCGTCGATCGGCTCGGTGGTAGCGGCGCTCAAGAAAGCGAGTGATATCGAATGGCTTTCTGTGCCAGCACATGCGATTGAGCAAGGTGAGCAAGCGCTGCGCGCCCTTTTGCCGCGAGAGTCAGCAACTAAGTTTGTTGACTTAGCTCTCCTGACTTTGATTTATCCATTTCAGGTCACGACCGAGGAAGAAACTCAAGAGATCCTCAAGAACGTCGAGTATCACTTGGTGCGAGATAAAGGCGTGATCCGGTACAAGTTTGATCGCTACTACAACAACAACCAAGATGGCTACAGTGAAGAAGCAGAGTGGTGCTTTGGCCTCTCTTGGCTCGCAATTATTTATGCTGAACGAGGAGAAAAAGAAAAGGCGTACTACTGGTTGCGTCGTGCAAAGAATGCAGTGACTCCAGAAGGTGATGTGCCAGAGCTATACTACTCACACACCGACCGACCGAATGACAACACGCCGCTTGGCTGGGCCGAGAGTATGTATGTAGTGGCGCTGCAGAAGGTGAAAGAATTGGATAAAAAGTAA
- a CDS encoding superoxide dismutase gives MKYEPLSFDIPELEGISNDTIENHIGLYHGYVKHVNLIRDKIEAYSNDPENNAFAISEMQRRLGFEFGGMRNHEYYFAQLEGGAKELPDSTLKSKLMEQWGSVDMWLTRFKEIAKTRGVGWAMLYHDPHTDQLVQTWVDEQHMGQLADLDIVLALDMWEHSYMRDYVSADKGKYIDAFFKNLNWEVVSGRLV, from the coding sequence ATGAAATACGAACCACTAAGCTTTGATATCCCTGAACTCGAAGGTATTTCAAACGACACCATCGAAAACCACATTGGCCTGTATCACGGCTATGTAAAACACGTGAATCTTATCCGCGATAAGATCGAAGCGTACAGCAACGACCCTGAGAACAACGCGTTTGCGATCTCTGAAATGCAGCGTCGCCTCGGTTTTGAATTCGGTGGCATGCGCAACCACGAATACTATTTTGCACAACTTGAAGGTGGTGCAAAGGAATTGCCAGACAGCACTCTCAAGAGCAAGCTCATGGAACAGTGGGGTTCTGTCGATATGTGGCTCACCCGCTTCAAGGAGATCGCCAAGACACGCGGAGTTGGCTGGGCAATGCTCTACCATGACCCGCACACTGATCAGCTCGTTCAGACTTGGGTCGACGAACAGCACATGGGACAACTCGCCGATCTCGATATCGTCCTTGCACTCGACATGTGGGAACACTCATACATGCGTGACTACGTCTCCGCCGATAAAGGCAAATACATCGACGCCTTCTTCAAGAATCTCAACTGGGAAGTAGTGTCAGGACGGTTGGTGTAA
- the rpsL gene encoding 30S ribosomal protein S12 produces the protein MATIQQLTRKKRTDKARKSKRAALESGFNKIKNQPNTYFSPFKRGVCTRVTTKTPRKPNSAIRKIARVRLSNGQEITAYIPGIKHSLQEHSVVLVRGGRVKDIGVNYTIVRGKYDATGVDERRMGRSRYGAKKPKGE, from the coding sequence ATGGCAACAATTCAACAATTAACCCGTAAGAAGCGAACCGACAAAGCACGAAAGAGTAAGCGTGCGGCTTTGGAATCTGGATTCAACAAGATCAAGAACCAGCCGAACACCTACTTCTCTCCGTTCAAGCGCGGTGTATGTACTCGTGTGACCACTAAGACCCCACGTAAGCCGAACTCAGCTATCCGAAAGATTGCTCGTGTCCGACTTTCAAACGGTCAGGAAATTACTGCATACATCCCAGGTATCAAGCACTCACTGCAGGAACACTCAGTGGTATTGGTCCGCGGAGGTCGTGTGAAGGACATCGGTGTGAACTACACCATCGTACGTGGTAAGTACGATGCGACTGGTGTAGATGAACGCCGCATGGGTCGCTCACGCTACGGAGCTAAGAAGCCTAAGGGAGAGTAA
- a CDS encoding DUF1439 domain-containing protein, producing MKDTRSVFKKYFWLWLLGAVIGIGIAISFVQVPVTITEAQAQAMLDTKLAEFNEKSPDTQIGPLILKFGDGTMTLDAQGVGPVLKQTISAHLYADGLPEKNGKHIYFRASDFEVTDMMVNDLPPHEAMVELVQAGSKKLMKKRDEVLAEEPKKGILSRWRSVAAEFATDKVVEVNSAEVERLIVKYKSETKQFLEGLVVSFLQSSPIYSLDHSGKEKLAASVLTDITVAPGQVTAVLSGMEFMKTLITAVLTLLIAIAWVAMLFFGGASGFGLALGALAS from the coding sequence ATGAAAGACACGCGTTCTGTTTTCAAAAAATACTTCTGGCTCTGGTTGCTTGGAGCAGTGATCGGTATTGGTATCGCGATTTCGTTTGTGCAGGTACCGGTGACGATCACCGAAGCGCAGGCACAGGCCATGCTCGATACCAAACTTGCGGAATTCAACGAGAAGTCCCCTGACACTCAGATCGGTCCGCTCATCCTCAAGTTCGGTGACGGTACTATGACGCTCGATGCGCAGGGTGTTGGTCCCGTTCTGAAGCAAACGATATCGGCCCATCTCTACGCCGACGGCTTGCCGGAGAAAAACGGCAAACATATTTACTTCAGAGCCAGCGACTTCGAGGTGACAGACATGATGGTCAACGACCTGCCGCCGCATGAGGCGATGGTCGAACTGGTCCAAGCTGGCTCGAAAAAACTCATGAAGAAGCGTGACGAAGTCCTGGCTGAAGAACCCAAGAAGGGTATTCTCAGCAGGTGGCGCTCGGTCGCGGCTGAGTTCGCCACTGACAAGGTGGTCGAGGTCAACTCCGCCGAAGTTGAGCGACTGATCGTGAAGTACAAGTCCGAGACGAAGCAGTTCCTCGAAGGTCTGGTTGTGTCATTCTTGCAGTCATCGCCGATCTATTCGCTTGATCACAGCGGCAAGGAAAAGCTGGCGGCGTCTGTCCTGACCGACATCACTGTCGCGCCCGGACAGGTCACGGCGGTCCTGAGTGGCATGGAATTCATGAAGACGCTCATTACTGCGGTGCTGACACTGCTGATCGCAATCGCTTGGGTAGCTATGCTGTTCTTCGGCGGCGCCAGCGGATTCGGTCTGGCACTCGGTGCTCTGGCTTCCTAA
- a CDS encoding MBL fold metallo-hydrolase: protein MSERFVQIRIATLGLLFLAVLVVWWPAAIAAGPANEYLTVRFLDVGQGDAIHIITPDGYELLIDGGPSAVVLRQLAVDRSFFDHYIDVMVATHPDTDHVAGLVDVLERYEVGMLIETAAEHDAPAAVAYGNAARAEGARIITAQAGQVVQLGASTTVRILSPHGDATNWRSNVASVIVQVQYGEVAFMLTGDAPSSIEEYLAGAYGAGLKSQVLKLGHHGSDTSSSEVFLEAVQPQYAVVSAGKDNRYGHPKGEVLSRARGMGTEIVSTAERGTITFHSDGSTVWLIE from the coding sequence GTGTCAGAACGGTTTGTACAGATTCGGATAGCTACGCTCGGTTTGCTGTTTCTTGCTGTGTTGGTGGTGTGGTGGCCGGCCGCGATAGCGGCCGGCCCTGCGAATGAGTATCTCACCGTACGTTTTTTAGATGTAGGACAAGGAGATGCGATCCATATCATTACGCCGGATGGGTATGAGTTACTCATTGACGGTGGTCCTTCGGCGGTGGTGCTACGCCAGTTGGCAGTAGACCGGTCCTTTTTCGATCATTACATTGATGTGATGGTGGCGACGCACCCCGACACTGATCATGTGGCTGGATTGGTGGATGTGCTTGAGAGATATGAGGTCGGGATGTTGATTGAGACCGCTGCAGAACACGATGCGCCAGCAGCAGTGGCGTATGGAAATGCAGCGCGCGCCGAAGGCGCGCGCATCATCACAGCGCAAGCAGGTCAAGTCGTCCAGCTTGGCGCATCGACCACAGTACGCATTCTTTCGCCACACGGCGATGCGACCAACTGGCGGAGTAATGTTGCGTCGGTCATTGTGCAGGTGCAGTATGGGGAAGTGGCATTTATGTTGACTGGTGATGCTCCAAGCAGTATCGAGGAGTATTTGGCCGGCGCCTACGGCGCCGGCCTCAAAAGCCAAGTGCTCAAGCTTGGTCATCACGGCTCAGATACCTCTTCGAGCGAAGTATTTTTAGAAGCAGTACAACCACAGTATGCAGTCGTGTCGGCTGGCAAAGATAATCGGTATGGGCACCCAAAGGGAGAGGTCTTGTCTCGTGCTCGCGGAATGGGCACAGAGATCGTCAGTACTGCCGAGCGAGGAACCATCACCTTTCATTCGGATGGAAGTACTGTGTGGTTAATAGAATAG